Part of the Carnobacterium pleistocenium FTR1 genome is shown below.
ATCTAAAAAAAGCACTCTCAAAAGTAAATTCATACTAACTTTTGAGGTACCCAATTTTTATTTACTTTGTTCAGTTGTTTGAGTTACATACTTAAGTACAAAAGCTTGAACTTTTTGTTTATATTCCTTTTTGTTCTTTTCATAAGCTTCCGCATGGTCGGCATTAGGTGCAATATATAGCTCCTTAGGTGAAGGATTAGCCTCATACACATCATAGACCATTTCTGTCGGCACAAATTTATCATTTGCACCATGGATAAACAACATAGGAACCTTGTTGTTTTTGATATGTTCAGTTGTATTAGCTTCTCCAAACCAATAGTCAGAACGTAGTTTCGTTACTAAACTAGTTATGGGAATTAAAGGATATTCGGATAAATTATACATATCTTTCAATTGATACGCCAACTCGCCGTTTAAAGAACTATACCCACAATCTTCCACGATCACCTTAACATTATCTGGCAATTCTTCTCCACTGACATTCATAACGGTTGTTCCACCCATGCTGACCCCAAATAAAGCCAGTTCAGCATCTGTGCCAACTTTATCTATCATTAGTTGAATCCACTGCAAGTAATCTTTTCGTTCATGCCAACCAAAACCTATATAATCTCCTTCACTTGTTCCATGTCCGCGGGCATCCGGTACAAATACATTAAACCCCATATCATGGTATA
Proteins encoded:
- a CDS encoding alpha/beta hydrolase, with translation MKKKIWISLAVFLALVILVLGFAGNYFYGVAVAINQKDFIEAIDVDGDYDPEDPWLEEKRWYDEVEREELSIISGDGLKLSGIYIESELASKKVALLAHGYAGNLEQMASYVKLYHDMGFNVFVPDARGHGTSEGDYIGFGWHERKDYLQWIQLMIDKVGTDAELALFGVSMGGTTVMNVSGEELPDNVKVIVEDCGYSSLNGELAYQLKDMYNLSEYPLIPITSLVTKLRSDYWFGEANTTEHIKNNKVPMLFIHGANDKFVPTEMVYDVYEANPSPKELYIAPNADHAEAYEKNKKEYKQKVQAFVLKYVTQTTEQSK